The following proteins are co-located in the Micromonospora coriariae genome:
- a CDS encoding PadR family transcriptional regulator encodes MPKRRKVGNLLALAVLSALVQRPMHPYEIATALRAWGKDQDMEFKWGSFYTVIRNMDKHDMIEAVESVRDSRRPERTVYRITDVGRAELVDWARELVSTPMPEHPRFRAGLSVLAALHPDVATDLLRQRLNLLNDAIRQDRATLDEHLREIPRLFLVESEYDLAMRAAEAAWLRTLLAELTSGSYPGLDTWRAFHETGEMPAELTELAGRTSTPTPDTPD; translated from the coding sequence GTGCCGAAGCGGCGCAAGGTCGGCAATCTGCTGGCGCTGGCCGTGCTGTCCGCCCTGGTCCAGCGGCCGATGCACCCGTACGAGATCGCCACCGCGCTACGCGCCTGGGGCAAGGACCAGGACATGGAGTTCAAGTGGGGATCCTTCTACACCGTGATCCGCAACATGGACAAACACGACATGATCGAGGCCGTGGAGAGCGTCCGTGACAGCCGACGCCCCGAACGCACCGTCTACCGGATCACCGACGTGGGGCGGGCGGAGCTGGTCGACTGGGCCCGCGAGCTGGTCTCCACCCCGATGCCGGAGCATCCCCGCTTCCGGGCCGGCCTGTCCGTGCTCGCCGCGCTGCATCCCGACGTGGCCACCGACCTGCTGCGGCAGCGGCTCAACCTGCTGAACGACGCGATCCGCCAGGACCGCGCAACGCTCGACGAGCACCTGCGGGAGATCCCTCGGCTGTTCCTGGTGGAGTCGGAGTACGACCTGGCCATGCGGGCCGCGGAAGCGGCGTGGCTGCGGACCCTGCTCGCCGAGCTGACCTCGGGCAGCTACCCGGGTCTGGACACCTGGCGGGCCTTCCACGAGACCGGCGAGATGCCGGCGGAGCTGACCGAGCTGGCCGGAAGGACCAGCACCCCGACCCCCGACACCCCCGACTGA
- the nadD gene encoding nicotinate-nucleotide adenylyltransferase has protein sequence MEEDIRRIGIMGGTFDPIHHGHLVAASEVADRFGLDEVVFVPTGQPWQKADEPVSPAEDRYLMTVIATASNPRFQVSRVDIDRSGPTYTVDTLRDLQAEYGPKVQLFFITGADALQRILSWKDLDEIFELAHFIGVTRPGFQLTDKHLPADTVSLIQVPAMSISSTDCRARVARGEPVWYLVPDGVVQYIAKRNLYQR, from the coding sequence GTGGAGGAAGACATCCGGCGGATCGGGATCATGGGTGGCACCTTCGACCCGATCCACCACGGGCACCTCGTCGCGGCCAGCGAGGTGGCCGACCGTTTCGGCCTGGACGAGGTGGTCTTCGTCCCCACCGGGCAGCCGTGGCAGAAGGCCGACGAACCGGTCAGCCCCGCCGAGGACCGGTACCTGATGACTGTCATCGCGACCGCCTCCAACCCCCGATTCCAGGTCAGCCGGGTCGACATCGACCGCAGTGGGCCGACCTACACGGTCGACACGCTGCGCGACCTCCAGGCCGAGTACGGCCCCAAGGTGCAGCTGTTCTTCATCACCGGCGCCGACGCGCTGCAACGCATCCTGTCGTGGAAGGACCTGGACGAGATCTTCGAGCTGGCCCACTTCATCGGGGTGACCCGGCCCGGCTTCCAACTCACCGACAAGCACCTGCCCGCCGACACCGTCAGCCTCATCCAGGTGCCGGCCATGTCCATCTCGTCGACCGACTGCCGTGCGCGGGTGGCCCGGGGCGAGCCGGTCTGGTACCTGGTGCCCGACGGTGTGGTGCAGTACATCGCCAAACGGAACCTGTATCAGCGCTGA
- the rsfS gene encoding ribosome silencing factor, with translation MTVSERAHELAIAAAQAAADKKAQDITIIDVGDQLAITDAFLLAAAPNERQVLAIVDAIEERLLELPEKAKPVRREGERGGRWVLLDYVDIVVHVQHTEEREFYALDRLWKDCPTIPFVDRDLVEADASGSATAE, from the coding sequence GTGACAGTTTCCGAACGCGCTCACGAGCTGGCGATCGCCGCCGCCCAGGCCGCCGCCGACAAGAAGGCGCAGGACATCACCATCATCGACGTCGGCGACCAGCTCGCCATCACCGACGCGTTCCTGCTCGCCGCCGCCCCCAACGAGCGTCAGGTGCTGGCCATCGTCGACGCCATCGAGGAGCGCCTGCTGGAGCTGCCGGAGAAGGCCAAGCCGGTGCGGCGCGAGGGTGAGCGTGGTGGCCGCTGGGTGCTGCTCGACTACGTCGACATCGTGGTGCACGTCCAGCACACCGAGGAGCGCGAGTTCTACGCGCTCGACCGGCTCTGGAAGGACTGCCCCACGATCCCGTTCGTCGACCGCGACCTGGTCGAGGCCGATGCCAGCGGGTCCGCCACGGCCGAATGA
- a CDS encoding histidine phosphatase family protein, which produces MTRLIIWRHGNTDWNAANRVQGQTDIPLNELGRDQARDAAPLLASMRPDAIVSSDLSRAAETAAALAALTGLPVRTDARLRERHFGQWQGLHLTEVAERFPAEYARWRSGDPAPGADLEPLHDLGQRVAAALQEAADAAPGGTVVIATHGGGSRQGVGSLLGWDAGVLRSIGSLANCHWTELRHDDVRGWQLRAHNVGLITVPAVVDAV; this is translated from the coding sequence ATGACCCGGCTGATCATCTGGCGGCACGGCAACACCGACTGGAACGCCGCCAACCGCGTCCAGGGGCAGACCGACATACCCCTCAACGAGTTGGGTCGCGACCAGGCCCGCGACGCCGCCCCGCTGCTCGCGTCGATGCGTCCCGACGCCATCGTGTCCAGCGACCTGAGCCGCGCCGCGGAGACCGCCGCCGCGCTGGCCGCGCTGACCGGTCTGCCGGTGCGCACCGACGCCCGGCTGCGCGAGCGGCACTTCGGGCAGTGGCAGGGCCTGCACCTCACCGAGGTCGCCGAGCGCTTCCCCGCCGAGTACGCCCGCTGGCGGTCCGGCGACCCGGCCCCCGGCGCGGACCTTGAGCCCCTGCACGACCTGGGCCAGCGGGTCGCCGCCGCGTTGCAGGAGGCCGCCGACGCGGCACCCGGCGGCACCGTGGTGATCGCCACCCACGGTGGCGGCTCCCGGCAGGGCGTCGGTTCCCTGCTCGGCTGGGACGCCGGCGTGCTGCGCAGCATCGGCTCGCTGGCCAACTGTCACTGGACCGAGCTGCGGCACGACGACGTCCGGGGCTGGCAGTTGCGGGCGCACAACGTCGGCCTGATCACCGTCCCGGCCGTCGTCGACGCGGTCTGA
- a CDS encoding DegV family protein: protein MPVAVVTDSTAYLPPDLVQAHRLTVVPLTVVLNGAEGLEGVETQPADATRALSGRRVTASTSRPAPEQFAQTYRRLLDAGADGVVSVHLSAGLSGTVEAARLAAADLDGRVEVVDSRSAGMGLGFPAIAAATAAEAGADLSGVRDAALAAVARTTVWFYVDTLEFLRRGGRINAAEALLGTALSVKPIMHMPDGSIVLREKVRTASRGVARLVDLAVEAAGDDEVDLGVHHLAAPQRAEALLAALTERLGDRLHDTYVSEAGAVVAAHAGPGLACVVVHRRPGD, encoded by the coding sequence ATGCCCGTCGCGGTCGTCACCGACTCCACCGCCTACCTTCCACCCGACCTGGTGCAGGCGCACCGGCTGACAGTCGTGCCGTTGACCGTCGTGCTCAACGGCGCAGAGGGACTGGAGGGCGTGGAGACCCAGCCGGCCGACGCCACCCGGGCGCTGAGCGGCCGGCGGGTCACAGCCAGCACCTCCCGGCCGGCGCCCGAGCAGTTCGCCCAGACGTACCGCCGGCTCCTCGACGCCGGCGCCGACGGCGTCGTCTCGGTGCACCTCTCCGCCGGCCTGTCCGGCACGGTCGAGGCGGCCCGGCTGGCCGCCGCCGACCTGGACGGCCGGGTCGAGGTCGTGGACAGCCGCTCGGCCGGCATGGGGCTCGGCTTCCCGGCCATCGCGGCCGCCACGGCCGCCGAGGCCGGCGCCGACCTGTCCGGTGTACGCGACGCGGCCCTCGCCGCCGTCGCCCGGACCACCGTCTGGTTCTACGTCGACACGCTGGAGTTCCTCCGCCGGGGCGGCCGGATCAACGCCGCCGAGGCACTGCTCGGCACCGCCCTGTCGGTCAAGCCCATCATGCACATGCCGGACGGTTCGATCGTGCTGCGGGAGAAGGTGCGCACCGCCAGCCGGGGAGTGGCCCGGCTGGTCGACCTGGCCGTCGAGGCGGCCGGCGACGACGAGGTGGACCTCGGAGTGCACCACCTGGCCGCGCCACAGCGGGCCGAAGCGCTGCTCGCCGCGCTCACCGAGCGGCTCGGCGACCGGCTGCACGACACGTACGTCTCCGAGGCCGGCGCAGTGGTCGCCGCGCACGCCGGCCCGGGGTTGGCCTGCGTCGTCGTCCACCGCAGACCGGGCGACTGA
- a CDS encoding SDR family NAD(P)-dependent oxidoreductase, protein MSTSFVVTGGGRGVGRAVVQRLVATGATAVVVERDADAVDWLAGHPAADRLVAVIGDAGDEQVAQHAADLAERSGPLTGWVNNAAVFRDAALHSASADAVLDLIAQNLRPAVVGAAVAVRRFLAAGSGGAIVNVSSHQARRPVSGALPYSTAKAAVEGLTRALAVEYGRHGIRANAVALGSIATERHGDFLAAQEPTQAQWIDAELTRLHPVGRIGTVDEVAEAVAYLLSPAASFINGVTLPVDGGRAVLGLDPEAC, encoded by the coding sequence GTGTCCACGTCGTTCGTGGTGACCGGGGGCGGCCGCGGCGTCGGCCGGGCCGTTGTGCAACGACTCGTGGCGACCGGCGCCACCGCCGTCGTCGTGGAGCGTGACGCCGACGCGGTCGACTGGCTGGCCGGTCACCCGGCCGCCGACCGGCTGGTCGCGGTCATCGGCGACGCCGGCGACGAACAGGTGGCCCAGCACGCCGCCGACCTGGCCGAGCGTTCCGGGCCGCTGACCGGCTGGGTGAACAACGCCGCGGTGTTCCGGGACGCCGCGCTGCACTCGGCGTCGGCCGACGCGGTGCTCGACCTGATCGCGCAGAACCTACGCCCGGCCGTGGTGGGCGCCGCCGTGGCCGTGCGCCGGTTCCTGGCCGCCGGCTCGGGTGGCGCCATCGTGAACGTCTCGTCGCACCAGGCCCGCCGGCCGGTGTCCGGCGCCCTGCCGTACTCGACGGCGAAGGCCGCCGTGGAGGGGCTGACCCGTGCGCTGGCCGTCGAGTACGGGCGGCACGGCATCCGCGCCAACGCTGTCGCGCTCGGCTCGATAGCCACCGAGCGGCACGGCGACTTCCTGGCCGCCCAGGAGCCCACCCAGGCCCAGTGGATCGACGCCGAGCTGACCCGGCTGCACCCGGTGGGTCGGATCGGGACGGTCGACGAGGTGGCGGAGGCGGTCGCGTACCTGCTGTCGCCGGCGGCGAGCTTCATCAACGGGGTGACGCTGCCGGTGGACGGGGGACGGGCCGTGCTGGGCCTGGACCCGGAGGCGTGCTGA
- a CDS encoding flavin reductase has product MTGRSEHPVIKPSWRCRTCGIAWPCSAAKLRLLGEYRDDRPALLVHLAALQEEAAADLSALNPSNRPTNLDDRFVDWARVR; this is encoded by the coding sequence ATGACCGGCCGCTCGGAACACCCCGTGATCAAGCCCTCGTGGCGCTGCCGGACCTGCGGAATCGCCTGGCCCTGCTCGGCCGCGAAGCTGCGTCTCCTCGGCGAGTACCGCGATGACCGCCCGGCGCTGCTGGTTCACCTGGCGGCCCTTCAGGAGGAAGCCGCGGCTGACCTCAGCGCGTTGAACCCGAGCAACCGGCCGACCAACCTCGATGACCGCTTCGTCGACTGGGCTCGTGTCCGCTGA